The candidate division KSB1 bacterium genome has a segment encoding these proteins:
- a CDS encoding TonB-dependent receptor encodes MRRVQGWAAVLALMWLGVGSSSGGWAASGLGVVSGRVFDAKTGEPLASANVVLAGTMRGAATDVSGNFRIAGLRPGNYVLRVTMIGYDPATLSVTVEEGREALVEFRLQPSILQAQHIVVTATRAERLLENVPVVTEVVPMSEIREKGANDLADALHDRPGVVIDASSSGGKILRMNGVDGRRILLLVDGVPVAGKVNDRHELELFDADEIERIEIVKGPGSSLYGSDAMGGVVNVITQPISQDFQLHLRTRAGEYGLANGNLSLSGTTRGWGYALAVDHTRQGARRSTSEIQVKDFASSSGKIKVQRAWSSGRVEGRLLYRKTSQEADLQMSGRQYDTGTNVRHWDSGFRLVEAFSPRLTADVTGYGSWNFREYRSVAAGRAPSLDTTREDLWGVRSDLRWAATDWLTADIGYDASVDRYESPRVRGASRRWQQGAFGQAEVRALSLVTLNAGARYDKITDLQGRWSPRVSAMLQPLPAVKIRGSWGMGFRAPSFIEMYSYFVMPIPGRPVYLIGNEALKPETSVGWNAGVEYAFRERLFTSLTYYENRFRDLIADYWQKIGTVLSYRNIDRATFKSLEWQGKAYILANLWASVAYNYTRVSEDEEYPTLGISPHMANLRLNWRLLRNRVNLSARLQGFSATDVTEYVRDASGALVPRTSRRNAYALLDATLTIQLRRLLDLRVGATNLTDYTNASFGPYLGRRAFIDLEFSM; translated from the coding sequence ATGAGACGAGTTCAAGGATGGGCGGCGGTATTGGCTCTGATGTGGCTGGGCGTGGGCAGCTCCAGTGGCGGATGGGCTGCTTCCGGTCTCGGCGTGGTAAGTGGCAGAGTCTTCGACGCAAAAACCGGCGAACCGTTGGCCAGCGCCAATGTGGTACTGGCGGGCACAATGCGTGGGGCGGCAACCGATGTGAGTGGGAACTTCCGCATCGCCGGTCTAAGGCCGGGCAATTACGTTCTTCGCGTTACGATGATCGGATATGACCCTGCGACCCTCAGCGTGACGGTTGAGGAGGGGCGCGAGGCGTTGGTGGAGTTCCGGTTGCAGCCGAGCATCCTTCAGGCTCAGCACATCGTGGTAACGGCCACGCGGGCGGAGAGGCTTCTGGAAAATGTGCCAGTGGTGACGGAAGTCGTTCCGATGTCCGAAATCCGGGAAAAGGGGGCCAACGACCTTGCCGACGCGCTCCACGACAGGCCGGGAGTGGTGATTGACGCAAGCTCTTCCGGAGGCAAGATCCTGCGCATGAACGGGGTCGATGGCAGGCGAATCCTTCTCCTCGTCGATGGCGTGCCGGTGGCGGGTAAGGTGAACGATCGCCACGAGCTGGAACTGTTCGACGCCGACGAGATCGAGCGCATCGAGATTGTGAAAGGTCCGGGATCCTCACTCTACGGAAGCGATGCCATGGGCGGTGTGGTCAACGTGATTACCCAGCCCATCAGCCAGGATTTCCAGCTGCACCTCCGAACGAGGGCGGGCGAATACGGCCTGGCGAACGGGAACCTGTCGCTTTCGGGCACAACCCGGGGCTGGGGATACGCCCTGGCCGTCGATCACACGCGACAGGGCGCCAGGAGGTCCACCAGCGAGATCCAGGTCAAGGATTTTGCCTCCTCTTCCGGGAAAATAAAGGTGCAGCGGGCCTGGTCATCAGGCAGGGTGGAGGGACGCCTTCTCTACCGCAAGACCTCGCAAGAAGCGGATCTGCAAATGAGCGGAAGACAATACGACACCGGCACGAATGTGCGGCACTGGGATTCCGGCTTCCGGCTTGTCGAGGCTTTCTCCCCTCGCCTGACCGCAGATGTCACCGGCTACGGCTCGTGGAATTTTCGGGAGTATCGTTCCGTGGCTGCAGGTCGTGCACCATCCTTGGACACTACGAGGGAGGACCTGTGGGGAGTCCGAAGTGACCTACGATGGGCGGCCACGGATTGGTTGACCGCGGATATCGGCTACGATGCCTCCGTCGATCGCTACGAGTCGCCGCGCGTCCGGGGGGCTTCGAGGCGGTGGCAGCAGGGGGCCTTTGGCCAGGCCGAGGTTCGCGCTCTGAGCCTCGTCACCCTAAACGCCGGGGCCCGGTACGATAAGATCACCGATCTTCAGGGTCGTTGGAGTCCGCGCGTCAGCGCGATGCTGCAGCCCCTTCCGGCTGTGAAGATCCGCGGTAGTTGGGGAATGGGTTTCCGCGCCCCCTCCTTCATCGAAATGTACAGCTACTTTGTCATGCCCATCCCCGGCAGACCGGTTTACCTCATCGGAAATGAAGCGCTGAAGCCCGAAACGTCCGTCGGCTGGAACGCGGGCGTAGAGTACGCCTTCCGCGAGCGCCTGTTCACTTCCCTCACCTACTACGAGAATCGCTTCCGAGACCTGATCGCGGACTACTGGCAGAAGATCGGAACAGTCCTCTCCTACCGGAACATCGATCGGGCGACGTTCAAGAGCCTGGAATGGCAGGGCAAGGCCTACATTCTGGCCAATCTCTGGGCCTCCGTAGCGTACAATTACACCCGCGTCTCGGAGGATGAGGAATATCCCACTCTGGGCATTTCACCGCACATGGCTAACCTACGGCTCAACTGGCGGCTCTTGAGAAATAGAGTGAACCTGTCCGCAAGGCTGCAAGGGTTTTCCGCCACGGACGTGACGGAGTACGTCAGAGACGCGAGTGGCGCCCTTGTTCCGCGCACATCCCGACGTAACGCGTATGCGCTTCTCGATGCGACGCTAACGATTCAACTTCGCCGGCTCTTGGACCTGCGAGTCGGGGCCACCAACTTGACCGACTACACCAACGCTTCGTTCGGTCCCTACCTGGGACGCAGAGCTTTCATTGACCTGGAGTTCTCAATGTGA
- a CDS encoding biotin transporter BioY: MLSKGRELVAAALLAALTAVGAQLAIPLPLVPVTLQTLFVYLAGLVLRPSYALLSEAVYLAVGLLGFPVFAGGRSGLSVALSPTFGYLLAFPLAAWIIARTGGQALGSLARIVRACVVGALSILALGVVYLWISTRYILGAPLGIRQAVWAGAVIFLPGETLKVACAVILARRLWPLVETRSH; the protein is encoded by the coding sequence TTGCTCTCAAAGGGCAGGGAACTCGTGGCGGCTGCTCTCCTGGCCGCTCTCACCGCAGTGGGAGCCCAGCTGGCGATCCCCCTCCCTCTGGTCCCCGTGACGCTTCAAACTCTGTTTGTTTACCTTGCTGGACTGGTGTTGAGGCCGAGCTACGCCTTGTTGAGCGAGGCCGTATACCTCGCGGTCGGTCTGTTGGGCTTTCCGGTGTTTGCGGGAGGGCGGTCGGGCTTGTCCGTGGCCCTCTCGCCCACTTTTGGCTACTTGCTGGCCTTCCCGCTGGCTGCGTGGATCATCGCCCGTACGGGAGGGCAAGCATTAGGCTCTCTCGCCCGGATCGTGCGTGCGTGTGTGGTGGGGGCTCTGTCCATCCTGGCTCTGGGCGTTGTTTACCTCTGGATTAGCACACGCTACATTCTCGGGGCACCCCTCGGGATCAGACAGGCAGTATGGGCCGGCGCGGTTATCTTCCTTCCCGGCGAGACCTTGAAGGTCGCGTGCGCTGTGATTCTGGCTCGCCGGCTTTGGCCCTTAGTCGAAACGAGATCGCATTAA
- a CDS encoding phasin family protein, with protein MEGLLYRTFLAGLGAIAMTREKVEALVDELVKKGEVAAPEKAKAVEELLRKAEEQEKAIMDRIGKAVTRALQEMDLPTKQDLEDIRKRLEEIEKKLKG; from the coding sequence ATGGAAGGACTACTCTACCGCACGTTCCTGGCAGGACTTGGCGCCATCGCCATGACCCGCGAGAAGGTGGAGGCCCTTGTCGATGAACTCGTCAAGAAGGGCGAGGTCGCGGCGCCCGAAAAGGCCAAGGCCGTGGAGGAACTCCTGCGCAAGGCAGAGGAGCAGGAGAAGGCCATCATGGACCGCATTGGAAAGGCCGTGACACGAGCCCTGCAAGAGATGGATCTGCCCACAAAGCAAGACCTTGAGGACATCCGGAAACGCCTGGAGGAAATCGAGAAGAAGCTGAAGGGATAG
- a CDS encoding sugar phosphate nucleotidyltransferase: LMSHIGIGAAWDWIGRTRRVEILPPRTGERDSDWYRGTADAVAQNLGFIEELKAERVLILSGDHIYCMNYAEMVEFHREKRADLTIAMMYVPWEETRHYGIAQVDSEWRVIAWEEKPRQAKSNLASMGVYVFNAEFLYRALAVRTGHDFGKDVVPWAVQNARVFAFPFTGYWRDVGTLRSYFEANRDLLPHRRLIDPEKWGIQTNWEEPGRRGDRPPTRFGSNAKVRNSVVSPGCVIEGEVRNSILSPGVVVAAGAEVVDSVIMHDSRIGPGAKVQNAIVDKNVTIGPGCRIGQADQEGAAGNDSPNGTSGLVVIGKAASIPPDVILPGDCIVYPWVREQDVPGGEIPRGTIIRGPQDQEQP, encoded by the coding sequence CTAATGAGCCATATCGGGATCGGGGCCGCATGGGATTGGATTGGCCGTACGCGTCGGGTGGAAATCTTGCCTCCACGCACCGGGGAACGAGATTCCGACTGGTACCGCGGCACGGCCGACGCCGTGGCCCAGAACCTGGGTTTTATCGAAGAGCTCAAAGCCGAAAGGGTCTTGATCCTCTCCGGCGACCACATCTACTGCATGAACTACGCAGAGATGGTGGAATTCCATCGGGAGAAGCGAGCTGACCTAACCATCGCCATGATGTACGTGCCGTGGGAGGAGACCCGCCACTATGGCATCGCCCAGGTGGACTCGGAATGGCGGGTGATCGCCTGGGAGGAGAAGCCGCGCCAGGCGAAAAGCAACTTGGCCAGCATGGGCGTCTACGTGTTCAATGCTGAATTCCTGTACCGGGCCCTGGCCGTGCGCACCGGACACGACTTCGGGAAAGACGTTGTGCCGTGGGCGGTACAGAACGCACGGGTGTTTGCCTTTCCCTTCACCGGCTACTGGAGGGATGTGGGCACGCTGCGCAGCTACTTCGAGGCCAATCGTGACCTTCTCCCACACCGACGACTGATCGATCCGGAGAAATGGGGGATTCAGACGAACTGGGAGGAACCAGGTCGGCGCGGTGACCGTCCTCCCACCCGCTTTGGATCCAACGCCAAGGTGCGCAACAGCGTCGTTTCCCCCGGCTGTGTAATTGAGGGCGAAGTGCGCAATTCCATTCTGTCCCCGGGCGTTGTAGTCGCGGCCGGGGCCGAGGTTGTGGACAGCGTCATTATGCACGACAGCCGGATCGGGCCGGGGGCGAAGGTGCAGAACGCCATCGTCGATAAGAATGTGACCATCGGACCAGGCTGCCGAATCGGACAAGCGGATCAGGAGGGGGCAGCCGGCAACGACTCCCCAAACGGCACGAGCGGGCTGGTTGTCATCGGCAAGGCGGCCTCCATCCCGCCGGACGTCATTCTTCCGGGCGACTGCATCGTCTACCCCTGGGTGCGCGAGCAGGATGTGCCAGGGGGTGAAATCCCGAGAGGCACGATTATCCGAGGGCCGCAGGATCAAGAGCAGCCTTAA
- a CDS encoding sugar phosphate nucleotidyltransferase, protein MVRKTGQSIPDTAVILAGGLGTRLRPLTCRLPKSLVPIANRPLLVYALELLQQHGVQRVVLLLMYRAEAVREAVEQACPQGLRVELVASTEDYGTAGSVRQALPLLGEEFFVMAGDLLTDIDLRRMYSFHREAEAIATIAVTRVANPTAYGLVLSAPDGRVETFLEKPSWGQVVTDTVNAGVYVLHRGVLEAYPEGKALSFEHDVFPDLLRRKAPVLAYEHSGYWRDLGSLDDYREANVDVLEGRFPSAPTPWSPDLKENWVDPGATIVGPTLLGGGCRIGRGAWLEKCVVGSRCEIAEGARLVRCVVWSDVRIGPGSWLENAVVASGSRLGCRVYVPAKVVLGERVLVGNNVRFHEGLKIWPGKEIEDGALVTTSLVGAERWGRELFEGSRITGVVNEELTPEFGARLGAAVGSTFAPGDYVVSSRDVSPAARMLSRALICGLMSAGVHVEDLRVTPIPIVRYALRTGREVGGFYVRKSPFDPQLVDILFFDRDGRDLSLGRVKAIERMFYREDFVRVPPDQVGQLEFPVRVTEAYIEDFLSHLDLDTLRASRLRVVIDYSHGAASFALPQILGALQCNAISLNAFADPTHLTRSREDFARALAQLATIVTSVGADVGLLLDAGAEKIFLVDEKGRYIDSDRLLVLVTYLVLQQMGVKRIAVPVTVSSQVEQLAQQHGVEVVRTPYDSRALIESCLAGGVQFAGDGLGGFIFSDFLFAFDAMYALARILELMARSQVRFGELDRLLPQRPLVRLEVPCPRTRKGELMRRLHQLTADLPRDLTDGIRLLVNGGWVLLLPDHSRPTFHIRAEADDPLRAAELARHYRDLVRQWLAT, encoded by the coding sequence ATGGTCAGAAAGACTGGACAATCGATTCCGGATACAGCGGTCATCCTGGCCGGGGGGCTTGGAACTCGTCTGCGGCCCCTTACATGTCGCCTCCCGAAGTCCCTGGTCCCCATCGCAAACCGCCCCCTTCTCGTGTACGCTCTGGAGTTGCTTCAGCAGCACGGGGTCCAAAGGGTCGTATTGCTGCTGATGTATAGGGCCGAAGCGGTGAGGGAAGCTGTGGAACAGGCTTGCCCGCAGGGCCTCAGGGTCGAGCTTGTGGCATCCACAGAGGATTATGGCACGGCAGGATCGGTTCGGCAGGCCCTTCCTCTGCTCGGAGAGGAGTTCTTCGTAATGGCAGGAGACCTGTTGACGGACATCGACCTGCGGCGCATGTACTCCTTCCACCGGGAGGCCGAGGCCATTGCCACCATTGCCGTAACGCGCGTCGCAAATCCCACCGCCTATGGTCTGGTGCTGAGTGCCCCGGACGGCCGCGTAGAAACTTTCTTAGAAAAGCCTTCCTGGGGACAGGTCGTCACAGACACTGTAAACGCGGGCGTCTACGTTCTGCACCGCGGGGTGTTGGAGGCCTACCCAGAGGGGAAAGCCCTCTCATTCGAGCACGATGTGTTTCCCGACCTGCTCCGCAGGAAAGCCCCCGTGCTTGCCTACGAACACAGTGGTTATTGGAGGGACCTGGGTTCCCTCGACGATTACCGGGAGGCCAATGTCGATGTTTTGGAAGGCCGGTTTCCGTCGGCGCCCACCCCGTGGAGCCCGGACCTCAAGGAGAACTGGGTCGATCCTGGAGCGACGATCGTTGGGCCCACATTGCTCGGGGGAGGTTGCCGGATCGGCCGGGGTGCCTGGCTGGAGAAGTGTGTTGTAGGGTCTCGCTGTGAGATTGCGGAGGGGGCCCGTCTGGTCCGTTGCGTCGTGTGGAGCGATGTTCGGATAGGGCCGGGCTCGTGGCTGGAGAACGCAGTGGTCGCCAGTGGATCCCGGCTCGGCTGTCGCGTGTACGTGCCGGCGAAGGTCGTCCTTGGGGAGCGAGTGCTGGTCGGCAACAACGTACGCTTCCACGAAGGCCTCAAGATCTGGCCCGGGAAGGAGATTGAGGACGGGGCGCTGGTTACTACAAGCCTGGTCGGAGCGGAGCGCTGGGGTCGGGAGCTGTTTGAGGGCTCGCGGATCACAGGCGTGGTCAACGAGGAACTGACACCCGAATTCGGCGCACGCCTTGGGGCAGCGGTCGGTTCGACGTTCGCGCCGGGGGATTATGTGGTGAGCAGCCGCGACGTGAGCCCAGCCGCGCGAATGCTGAGCCGCGCGCTCATCTGCGGGCTGATGTCCGCCGGAGTGCACGTTGAGGACCTGCGAGTGACGCCCATCCCCATCGTCCGGTACGCCTTGCGCACGGGCCGTGAAGTGGGCGGGTTCTACGTGCGTAAGTCGCCCTTTGATCCCCAGCTCGTGGATATTCTTTTCTTCGACCGAGATGGGCGGGATCTTTCGCTGGGTCGGGTCAAGGCTATTGAACGGATGTTTTACAGGGAGGACTTCGTGCGCGTGCCGCCGGACCAGGTGGGACAACTCGAGTTCCCGGTCCGGGTAACCGAGGCCTACATCGAGGATTTCCTTAGTCACCTGGATCTGGATACTCTGCGGGCGTCGCGTCTACGGGTGGTCATCGATTACTCGCATGGGGCGGCCTCCTTCGCTCTACCGCAGATTCTTGGTGCCCTGCAGTGTAACGCGATCTCCCTCAATGCCTTCGCGGACCCCACCCACCTCACGCGTTCGCGGGAGGATTTCGCGCGCGCCCTCGCCCAGCTGGCCACCATCGTGACCTCCGTAGGAGCCGATGTGGGGCTTCTGCTGGACGCTGGAGCGGAGAAAATCTTCCTGGTGGATGAAAAGGGACGCTACATTGACAGCGACCGGCTTCTTGTCCTGGTCACGTACCTGGTCCTTCAGCAGATGGGAGTGAAGCGGATCGCGGTGCCGGTAACCGTTTCCTCCCAGGTGGAGCAGCTGGCCCAACAGCACGGCGTAGAAGTCGTGCGCACTCCCTATGACAGCCGGGCCCTGATCGAGAGCTGCCTTGCTGGTGGTGTGCAATTCGCTGGCGACGGGCTGGGGGGCTTCATTTTCTCCGACTTCCTGTTTGCGTTCGACGCCATGTACGCGCTGGCCAGGATCTTGGAGCTCATGGCGCGGAGCCAGGTCCGATTCGGCGAGCTGGATCGTCTCCTCCCACAACGTCCCCTGGTGAGGCTCGAGGTTCCGTGCCCCCGCACGCGCAAGGGGGAGCTCATGCGTAGGCTTCACCAACTCACAGCGGATCTTCCCCGTGATCTGACGGACGGCATCCGGCTTCTCGTCAATGGAGGTTGGGTCTTGCTGTTGCCCGACCACTCTCGGCCCACCTTCCACATTCGCGCTGAGGCCGACGACCCTCTCCGCGCCGCCGAACTCGCCCGCCATTACCGTGACCTGGTTCGCCAGTGGCTGGCCACATGA
- a CDS encoding glycosyltransferase, which produces MVSVLLPVFEGQVLEPTVEGLGNASNSPIETVVLAQNEAVWRNFSHLKVPGLSQVVFGPFPNLAAMMNRGVANATGELIAYLPPNIRLKKGAIEQYLRIWQETRAAWVYADYEEVFPDGELTLKRLRDENDNITERASLGYVKVLSREAFERLGGFDERYNRAEDYDFRLRLMEHYRLAHIPTPLYEVLVSPQAAEERRANVGASKLFFPGEGRYGGFSYLFYDKEEEREIEQAFYAYLRRQGAYLTHPNRPVQYAPGETFPLYVTVVTPCFNRARYIGRAIESVLANKFPSYEMIVVDNGSTDGSQDVVESYERKTHGKVRLIRNDKNVIAYSLNLGVRAAQGKYISQLDSDDEYTPDTLGAMVEYLESHPECALAISYYDLIDPDGAPLHEFGIIRHLEYNRNNILRVDGAGAVRTWHKKVILEFGGFNEDQFGHYGEDYDLVLKVSEKYEVGRVHQVLYHYRRHPDNTDAKRDPEMKLRNKMLARHLAIERRKRINERIARGLSPWE; this is translated from the coding sequence ATGGTAAGCGTACTGTTGCCGGTGTTTGAGGGGCAGGTGCTCGAGCCGACCGTGGAAGGGCTCGGGAATGCATCCAACAGCCCGATCGAGACCGTCGTTTTGGCCCAGAACGAAGCGGTCTGGCGGAACTTCAGCCATCTAAAAGTTCCCGGCCTGTCGCAAGTGGTTTTCGGCCCGTTCCCCAATCTTGCTGCGATGATGAACCGGGGGGTTGCGAACGCTACAGGTGAGCTTATTGCTTATCTCCCCCCGAACATTCGATTGAAGAAAGGGGCCATCGAGCAATACCTCCGAATCTGGCAAGAGACCAGGGCGGCGTGGGTTTACGCCGATTACGAGGAAGTTTTCCCAGATGGCGAGCTCACGCTTAAGAGGCTTCGGGACGAGAATGACAACATCACCGAACGTGCCAGCCTTGGTTACGTCAAGGTGTTGAGCCGGGAGGCGTTTGAGCGGCTCGGCGGTTTTGACGAGCGGTACAACCGCGCCGAAGACTACGACTTCCGCCTGCGTCTTATGGAGCACTACCGCCTGGCCCATATCCCAACCCCCCTATACGAAGTCCTCGTGTCGCCCCAAGCGGCCGAGGAGAGACGCGCCAACGTCGGGGCCTCGAAGCTTTTCTTCCCGGGCGAGGGGCGGTACGGAGGTTTCTCCTACCTTTTCTACGACAAGGAAGAGGAGCGCGAGATCGAGCAGGCCTTCTACGCCTATCTGAGGCGTCAGGGAGCCTATCTGACGCATCCCAATAGGCCGGTCCAGTACGCACCGGGGGAAACATTCCCGCTGTACGTGACGGTGGTCACTCCGTGCTTCAACCGAGCGCGTTACATCGGGCGGGCAATCGAGAGCGTTTTGGCCAACAAGTTTCCGAGCTACGAGATGATCGTGGTCGATAACGGTTCCACCGATGGCAGTCAGGACGTGGTGGAGTCGTACGAGCGAAAGACCCACGGCAAAGTGCGCCTCATTCGCAACGACAAGAACGTCATTGCGTACAGCCTTAACCTCGGTGTCCGCGCAGCGCAGGGGAAGTACATTTCCCAGCTGGACTCCGACGACGAGTACACACCGGATACCCTGGGCGCAATGGTGGAGTACCTGGAGAGCCATCCCGAGTGCGCGCTGGCCATCTCCTATTACGACCTGATTGATCCGGATGGGGCACCGCTCCACGAGTTCGGGATCATTCGGCACCTGGAGTACAATCGCAACAATATCCTTCGGGTGGACGGCGCGGGCGCCGTCCGCACCTGGCATAAGAAAGTCATCCTGGAATTCGGCGGTTTCAACGAAGACCAGTTCGGCCACTATGGGGAAGACTATGACCTGGTGTTGAAGGTCTCGGAAAAGTACGAGGTGGGACGGGTTCACCAGGTGCTCTACCACTACCGGCGTCACCCTGACAACACGGACGCCAAGCGGGACCCCGAAATGAAGCTCCGCAACAAGATGCTGGCGCGCCACCTGGCCATCGAGCGCCGCAAGAGGATCAATGAGCGAATCGCACGGGGTCTATCTCCGTGGGAATAG
- a CDS encoding tetratricopeptide repeat protein, translating to MGLHSEIEFGERKLLIESSFYPEQRTIVSNVFDDGHLVEKREWALSADLPDHELSERLEECHRRMTAEYEILEYIQKKIRTVSHPPSNNRLGLVFLAKGLYREALREFTVAIKGDPGKAEYYGNLARALLALGRPEDALSAVDEGLERGPNFADLHNLRGLVLLRLDRHADAVKAFQEAVQYNPSYGEAHLNLALSLLATVRQNMEHPDLPPVLTRIRKALASVKQAVEASPVLDPAEAEPVFEAVKLQDLARAERLIEALRAKLPSPESLLYDHEFYLQFMYGGKGKDEEALQTYIQWLQEELQAHPEYPDLHNNLGVAYLIAARNLFTKAIDEFREALRINPNFERAAKNLRLAQNDGKGFLILLRAVLK from the coding sequence ATGGGACTCCACAGTGAGATCGAGTTCGGGGAGCGGAAGCTTCTGATCGAGAGCTCCTTCTACCCGGAGCAGCGGACCATCGTCAGCAACGTGTTCGACGATGGACATCTGGTCGAGAAGCGGGAGTGGGCGCTCTCCGCAGACTTACCGGACCATGAGCTTTCCGAGAGACTCGAGGAGTGCCATCGCCGGATGACGGCGGAATATGAGATCCTTGAGTACATCCAGAAGAAGATCCGCACCGTTAGCCATCCGCCCTCCAACAATCGCCTCGGGCTCGTGTTCCTGGCGAAGGGACTGTATCGGGAAGCCCTGCGGGAATTCACAGTGGCGATCAAGGGCGATCCTGGGAAGGCGGAATACTACGGCAATTTGGCCCGCGCTCTTCTGGCTCTCGGGCGCCCCGAGGATGCCCTATCGGCGGTCGACGAAGGGCTTGAGCGGGGGCCGAATTTCGCCGACCTTCACAACCTCCGGGGGCTCGTCCTGCTACGGCTGGATCGTCACGCGGATGCCGTGAAGGCGTTTCAGGAGGCCGTGCAGTACAATCCGAGCTACGGGGAGGCCCATCTCAATCTGGCCCTCTCTTTGCTGGCCACGGTACGGCAAAATATGGAGCACCCGGATCTACCTCCGGTCCTGACGCGAATCCGCAAGGCCCTGGCGAGCGTGAAGCAGGCCGTGGAGGCAAGCCCAGTCTTGGACCCTGCGGAGGCCGAGCCGGTCTTCGAAGCCGTGAAACTACAGGACCTGGCCAGGGCAGAACGGCTGATTGAGGCGCTTCGCGCGAAACTTCCCTCGCCCGAGAGCCTTCTCTACGACCACGAGTTCTATCTGCAGTTCATGTACGGCGGGAAGGGCAAAGATGAGGAAGCGCTGCAGACCTACATCCAGTGGCTCCAAGAAGAGTTGCAGGCCCACCCCGAGTACCCAGATCTCCACAACAACCTGGGCGTGGCGTACCTGATTGCAGCACGGAACCTGTTCACGAAAGCCATTGACGAGTTCAGGGAGGCCCTCCGGATCAACCCGAATTTCGAGCGCGCCGCTAAGAATCTTCGTTTGGCACAAAATGACGGGAAGGGCTTCCTGATCCTGCTCCGAGCGGTCCTCAAGTAG